A genome region from Fusarium musae strain F31 chromosome 5, whole genome shotgun sequence includes the following:
- a CDS encoding hypothetical protein (EggNog:ENOG41) translates to MLGYFDPESKRVKKWLNPKAFERQHTASQEDVVVDDVLKSLDPGQLEALGLDPSLLLTGAEKEGNVAPTKVAMFHPTVESLRETIEESPHKYNHIYHVIDAADFPMSLIPRLNVLLGDIPIRTRNRRSRSAKYQNDRKTELSFIITRGDLLGPTKEIVDSMMPYLREVLRDALGRLGGRVRLGNVRCVSAKRAWWCTEVKEDIWQRGGAGWMVGKVNVGKSQLFEAVYPKGRMGPSKDAGRASVSTYPRDSVSAESIYAEQVGEQDVDVGELLPPPQPAQNYPDMPLVSSLPGTTASPIRVPFGNGKGELIDLPGLARSDLDLFVKEECRQSMIMKKRIVPEQISMTPGKSLILGGGLIRITPKNPGLVFLAYNFTPLEEHLTQTEKAIAFQEQTRESIGVPSIMLPGIGGKMKHAGTFKLSHDVTRQRAGPLTRKNAIGLNVDRLPFRVLSTDILIEGVGYVELVAQVRAQDVAVKVFPDQQPRLEERIKPKQVDTSDPFAAMRAQRVDANTPAVKKRKEPEPKPEPVIEPGWPAVDVFSPEGRFIGSRQPIQGWLHNKPRVLPEHKRSRPRRSMKGAKKKDKAEKRAAIN, encoded by the exons ATGCTGGGCTATTTCGACCCTGAGAGCAAAAGAGTTAAGAAGTGGTTGAACCCAAAGGCTTTTGAGCGTCAGCATACAGCGAGCCAGGAAGATGTAGTTGTCGATGACGTTCTCAAATCCTTAGACCCAGGCCAGCTGGAAGCTCTTGGCCTAGATCCCTCTCTCTTGTTAACTGgagctgagaaggagggaaATGTTGCTCCGA CAAAGGTTGCTATGTTCCATCCCACCGTTGAGTCCTTGCGCGAAACTATCGAGGAATCACCGCACAAGTATAATCACATTTATCATGTCATTGATGCTGCCGATTTCCCCATGTCGCTCATCCCACGACTCAATGTTCTTCTCGGCGACATTCCCATCAGGACGCGCAATCGAAGATCACGATCGGCCAAGTACCAAAATGATCGCAAGACAGAGCTGAGCTTTATCATCACTCGGGGCGACCTTCTTGGCCCTACGAAAGAGATTGTGGACTCAATGATGCCCTACCTTCGTGAAGTACTACGAGATGCTCTTGGCCGACTTGGAGGTAGGGTTCGTCTTGGCAATGTTCGATGCGTCAGCGCAAAGCGTGCTTGGTGGTGCACGGAGGTTAAAGAAGATATCTGGCAGCGTGGCGGCGCGGGGTGGATGGTTGGAAAGGTCAATGTGGGCAAAAGCCAGCTCTTTGAGGCTGTCTATCCCAAAGGCAGAATGGGACCAAGCAAGGACGCAGGGAGGGCATCAGTATCAACATATCCCCGGGATAGCGTCAGTGCGGAATCTATATATGCCGAACAGGTCGGAGAGCAAGACGTCGATGTTGGGGAATTGCTTCCGCCCCCTCAGCCGGCTCAGAACTATCCCGACATGCCTCTAGTATCTTCACTGCCTGGAACAACAGCATCCCCAATTCGAGTACCTTTTGGAAACGGAAAAGGCGAATTAATCGACCTTCCTGGCTTGGCACGAAGCGACTTGGACTTGTTTGTGAAGGAGGAATGCCGTCAATCAATGATCATGAAGAAGCGCATTGTGCCTGAGCAGATTTCAATGACGCCTGGCAAGTCCCTCATACTAGGAGGAGGTCTTATTCGCATCACACCAAAGAACCCGGGCTTGGTGTTCCTGGCATACAACTTTACACCTCTGGAGGAGCATCTCACTCAGACTGAGAAGGCCATTGCTTTCCAGGAGCAGACCCGAGAATCCATCGGTGTACCAAGTATCATGCTTCCTGGAATTGGAGGCAAGATGAAGCATGCTGGAACATTTAAGCTGTCTCACGACGTCACCAGACAAAGAGCCGGCCCTCTAACGCGGAAGAATGCGATTGGGTTAAACGTCGACAGGCTTCCTTTCCGAGTGTTGTCGACAGACATCCTCATCGAGGGTGTAGGCtatgttgagcttgttgctCAAGTCCGCGCGCAGGATGTTGCTGTGAAGGTATTCCCAGACCAACAACCCCGGCTCGAGGAAAGGATCAAGCCGAAGCAGGTCGATACATCTGATCCTTTTGCAGCCATGAGGGCTCAGAGAGTAGATGCAAATACTCCGGCGGtgaagaagcgcaaggaaCCTGAGCCTAAGCCTGAGCCTGTGATAGAGCCTGGCTGGCCAGCAGTTGATGTCTTCAGTCCCGAGGGGCGATTCATTGGCTCTCGTCAACCTATCCAAGGATGGTTACACAACAAGCCTCGTGTGTTGCCAGAGCACAAGAGGAGTCGACCGCGAAGAAGTATGAAGGGTGCcaagaaaaaagacaaagCCGAGAAGAGAGCTGCGATCAACTGA
- a CDS encoding hypothetical protein (EggNog:ENOG41): MSQRQQQRSAPAPSQTQTQTETPTQTPETREQAPQILRLRGAHAANGRSVQWAEDVVDNEGLGRKSSKAVDESSDESSSDSDSDSDSGSDRDGAQPADGKRQSCGHGHGHSHGRERRNRKGKEKRAPSPNAYEKVPKPKPKDGPSETKS, from the exons ATGTCGCAACGGCAACAACAACGAAGCGCACCAGCGCCTTCGcaaacacaaacacaaaccGAGACCCCGACGCAAACACCGGAAACAAGAGAACAAGCGCCTCAGATCTTGAGACTTCGAGGCGCTCATGCGGCCAATGGGCGATCCGTACAGTGGGCAGAGGACGTGGTAGACAATGAAGGTCTTGGACGCAAGAGCTCAAAAG CCGTCGACGAATCCAGCGACGAGTCTTCCTCTGACTCCGACTCAGATTCAGACTCTGGCTCTGACCGCGACGGGGCACAACCAGCGGATGGGAAGCGTCAAAGCTGTGGGCATGGACACGGACACAGTCATGGACGTGAGAGGAGAAACagaaagggaaaagagaagagggcgCCGAGTCCGAATGCGTACGAGAAGGTGCCCAAGCCAAAGCCCAAGGATGGACCGTCGGAAACCAAGTCGTAG
- a CDS encoding hypothetical protein (EggNog:ENOG41), whose product MTICASCRIALRRNITHSTRPLIARFITTNSLTAASILEKPTWSVRSLLPSSPSSAPAEKITPSQLHHLLRLSALPLPTTPEDEAAMINTLQSQLHFVRAVQLVDTTGVEPLRAIRDETTEARQEVTIGLAELQEVLDKEVRIGHYQRARRVRETIESEAEKWDALKTAGKTAGRYFVVESGKNNVEGAE is encoded by the coding sequence ATGACTATCTGCGCATCCTGCCGTATTGCCCTTCGGCGCAACATCACACATTCTACAAGACCTTTGATAGCTCGATTCATAACAACGAATTCGTTAACAGCCGCCTCGATTCTAGAGAAACCCACCTGGTCCGTTCGAAGCCTTCTACCATCCTCGCCAAGTTCAGCTCCCGCAGAAAAGATCACCCCTTCCCAATTacaccacctcctccgcctctcAGCCCTACCGTTGCCAACTACACCCGAAGACGAAGCTGCCATGATCAATACCCTCCAGAGCCAATTGCATTTCGTCCGCGCCGTGCAGCTTGTGGATACAACCGGGGTTGAACCCCTGCGGGCGATCCGTGATGAGACCACAGAGGCTCGACAAGAAGTGACAATTGGCCTGGCTGAATTGCAGGAAGTCCTGGATAAGGAGGTTCGTATAGGACATTATCAAAGGGCAAGGAGGGTTAGAGAGACGATCGAGTCTGAGGCAGAGAAGTGGGATGCCCTCAAGACGGCTGGCAAAACAGCTGGAAGATATTTCGTGGTTGAGAGTGGGAAGAATAATGTGGAGGGTGCCGAGTGA
- a CDS encoding hypothetical protein (BUSCO:EOG09263X22), giving the protein MAQDPRALLQKAQKQLQSAGGGFSFFGGREEKYQEAADLFTQAANAFKMQQQMLEAGKAFEQAAQVQTDKLKEPDDAANTLVDAFKAYRKDDPQAAARCLNVAVDRYCAKGNFRRAASHKENLGELYELELGDAKSAIECYELAATWYEGDNAAALANKLWLKVADVAAIEGDYYKAIEKYERVAEQSINNNLMKYSVKDYLLKAGICHLASGDLVAAQRALEKYRDMDPSFGAQREHQLLTDLCEAIEAKSQEQFTDRLYQFDQISKLDKWKTTILVRVKNQIEEEEDEEFA; this is encoded by the exons ATGGCTCAAGACCCAAGAGCTCTTCTCCAAAAG GCTCAGAAGCAGCTTCAGAGTGCCGGTGGtggcttcagcttctttgGTGGACGAGAGGAGAAGTACCAAGAGGCCGCTGATCTCTTCACTCAAGCCGCCAATGCCTTCAAGATGCAGCAACAGA TGCTCGAAGCCGGAAAGGCTTTTGAACAGGCCGCTCAAGTCCAGACCGACAAGTTGAAGGAACCCGATGACGCTGCCAACACCCTCGTGGATGCCTTCAAGGCCTACCGCAAAGACGACCCCCAGGCTGCTGCGCGATGCCTGAACGTCGCTGTCGACCGATACTGCGCCAAGGGTAATTTCCGCCGCGCAGCTTCCCACAAGGAGAATCTTGGCGAGCTGTACGAGTTGGAACTCGGCGATGCTAAGAGTGCTATCGAATGCTACGAACTCGCTGCTACCTGGTATGAGGGCGATAATGCGGCAGC TCTTGCCAATAAGCTATGGCTGAAGGTGGCCGACGTGGCGGCTATCGAGGGCGACTACTACAAGGCCATCGAGAAATACGAGAGAGTTGCTGAGCAatcaatcaacaacaacctcatGAAGTACAGCGTCAAGGACTACCTGCTCAAGGCAGGTATCTGCCATCTGGCCAGTGGCGATTTGGTCGCTGCTCAGCGCGCCCTGGAGAAGTACCGCGACATGGACCCCTCATTTGGTGCACAGCGAGAGCATCAGCTTTTGACTGACCTGTGCGAGGCCATCGAGGCCAAGAGCCAGGAGCAGTTTACCGACAGGCTGTATCAGTTCGACCAGATCAGCAAGCTGGATAAGTGGAAGACAACGATCTTGGTGCGAGTGAAAAACCagattgaggaggaagaggatgaagagttcgcataa
- a CDS encoding hypothetical protein (CAZy:GH15~EggNog:ENOG41~CAZy:CBM20), protein MYFVSSAFLLGSFVLQSVLGRPTFDERSLLQERQSSVDSFIKSESSIAIEQLLCNIGSDGCNSKNVATGIVIASPDTQDPDYFYTWTRDAALVFKYVVDRFINQYDAGLQRKIQEYIASQAKLQGVSNPSGSLSDGSGLGEAKFNVDMSAFTGGWGRPQRDGPALRATAMITYANWLIANGYTSTANDIVWPVVRNDLNYVAQYWNQTGFDLWEEVKGSSFFTTGSQYRALIEGAALAKKLGKSGENYSNIAPQALCFLQTYWISSGKYVDSNINVNDGRTGKDANSILSSIHNFDPALNCDPATFQPCSDKALANHKAVTDSFRSWNINKGISQGSAVAVGRYVEDVYYNGNPWYLATLAAAEQLYDAIYVWKQQGSITVSDVSLSFFKDLVSSVSTGTYASDSATFKSITDAVSKYADGYVAIVAKYVGTDGHLAEQFDKNDGHPLSATDLTWSYAAFLSAADRRAGVIPPSWAGSVAAVPNQCGTNTVAGSYSSATATSFPASQTPKGGVPTPTGTQTSTSTSTSSSSTGTSCPTATSVAVTFQEVVTTNFGDTIKIVGNIAALGNWDTSKAVALSASDYTASNPVWKATISLTAGQSIQYKYINVKKDGSLTWEKDPNRTYAVPKTCATTATKSDKWQS, encoded by the exons ATGTACTTTGTGTCTTCTGCCTTTCTTCTCGGCTCATTCGTTCTTCAGAGCGTCTTGGGCCGACCAACCTTCGATGAGAGGAGTCTCTTACAAGAGAGACAGTCTTCGGTCGACTCCTTTATCAAGTCTGAGAGCTCAATTGCTATTGAGCAACTCCTCTGCAATATCGGCTCCGATGGCTGCAACTCCAAGAACGTAGCCACTGGTATTGTCATTGCTTCTCCAGACACACAGGATCCTGACT ACTTTTACACCTGGACTCGAGATGCTGCTCTAGTCTTCAAGTACGTCGTTGATAGGTTCATCAACCAGTATGATGCTGGCTTGCAGAGGAAGATCCAGGAGTACATCGCCTCCCAAGCCAAGCTCCAGGGTGTTTCCAACCCTTCTGGGTCGCTTTCGGATGGCTCAGGTCTAGGAGAGGCCAAGTTCAACGTCGACATGAGTGCCTTCACTGGTGGTTGGG GTCGACCTCAGCGAGATGGTCCAGCTCTGCGTGCGACTGCTATGATCACCTATGCCAACTGGCTGATTGCCAACGGCTACACCTCCACAGCCAATGACATTGTGTGGCCTGTTGTTCGCAACGACCTTAACTATGTGGCTCAGTATTG GAATCAAACCGGATTTGACTTGTGggaggaggtcaagggtAGTTCGTTCTTCACAACTGGTTCCCAGTATCGAG CTCTCATTGAAGGTGCCGCTctggccaagaagcttggcaagTCGGGAGAAAACTACTCCAACATCGCTCCTCAGGCTCTCTGCTTCTTGCAGACTTACTGGATCTCTTCTGGCAAATACGTCGACTCTAACA TCAATGTCAATGACGGCCGCACTGGCAAGGACGCCAACAGTATCCTGTCGTCCATCCACAATTTCGACCCTGCTCTGAACTGTGATCCCGCCACCTTCCAGCCATGCAGTGACAAGGCCCTCGCCAACCACAAGGCGGTTACTGACTCTTTCCGCTCATGGAACATCAACAAGGGTATCTCTCAAGGCTCAGCTGTCGCCGTTGGACGATACGTCGAAGATGTCTACTACAATGGCAACCCCTGGTACCTCGCTACGCTTGCCGCGGCAGAGCAGCTCTACGATGCCATTTATGTCTGGAAGCAGCAGGGATCCATCACTGTGTCGGACGTCTCTCTTTCGTTCTTCAAGGACCTCGTCTCTTCGGTCTCTACCGGAACATACGCCAGTGACTCTGCCACCTTCAAGAGCATCACTGACGCCGTCTCCAAGTATGCTGATGGGTATGTTGCCATCGTTGCAAAGTATGTCGGCACAGATGGCCACCTCGCAGAGCAGTTTGACAAGAACGACGGCCATCCTCTTTCTGCCACAGACTTGACTTGGTCATATGCCGCATTCCTCTCAGCTGCTGATCGTCGAGCTGGTGTTATTCCTCCCTCTTGGGCTGGAAGCGTGGCTGCTGTCCCCAACCAATGCGGTACCAATACTGTTGCTGGATCCTACTCATCGGCTACTGCAACTTCGTTCCCAGCATCGCAAACACCCAAGGGTGGTGTGCCCACTCCAACTGGCACCCAgacttccacttccacttccacttccaGCTCGTCCACTGGTACCAGTTGCCCTACTGCAACCTCTGTGGCTGTCACTTTCCAAGAAGTTGTCACCACCAACTTTGGTGATACCATCAAGATCGTTGGCAACATCGCTGCTCTCGGTAACTGGGACACATCAAAGGCTGTTGCCCTGAGCGCCTCCGACTATACCGCCTCGAACCCTGTGTGGAAGGCCACCATTTCCCTAACTGCAGGACAGTCCATCCAGTATAAGTACATCAACGTTAAGAAGGACGGCTCTCTTACCTGGGAGAAGGACCCCAACCGCACCTACGCTGTTCCTAAGACATGTGCCACAACGGCTACCAAGTCTGACAAGTGGCAGTCTTGA
- a CDS encoding hypothetical protein (EggNog:ENOG41~BUSCO:EOG0926534P), which translates to MDAATIEETNRIRVSLGMKPLPVPGTDDTSQTQSRYADGDAPSTLESRQAQAYENYNKVIEAEKAKKRREEKAAAVRKAREQAQRNAVLEGKGFGEAEEGGDLSAKDWLIGQKKRQKKIAKVRKLEEELAAAEAEAAAAVQYTSKDLAGIKVGHDTAAFLDGDDQILTLKDTTIDENEEEGDELENLNMREAEKLAERLDNKKKKPGYNPLDDDEEGERGILSHYDEEIEGKKSKKFTLDTSGVIAELSDILETPVDKTKNGQNVSLDDVIGDAPISSDYVDPSQIKVKKPKKKKGKKGTRQKPTDDDDLFPAGTTPIDDAMDVDSKDTTTKKRKAVDDTFVDDDDLQATLAIQRKNALKKRKKARPEDIARLLKEDDELEPVEQQEGGLVLDEVSEFVAGLSKPGESEERKPRRPKTVSKSPEPDDDHPMGDDAEVVEEKPQSSAVEDLDEAGVEEEKAVGAGMGAALALLRERGLVEDTRGDAEYTSLRNREDFLAKKRLLEEELDEQARAQRERDRTSGKLDRMSVREREEWARQQNTWRDQQQSRRMAELFSAGYKPNVDIKYTDDHGRSLDHKEAFKYMSHKFHGKGSGKGKTEKRLKKIEDEKRREAQSMFDASSAGMSLAAQQQLKKRREAGVRLA; encoded by the exons ATGGACGCCGCAACGATCGAAGAGACCAACAGAATTCGTGTGTCCCTGGGAATGAAGCCTCTGCCTGTCCCAGGAACAGATGACACCAGCCAAACTCAGTCAAGGTACGCGGATGGTGATGCACCCAGCACACTAGAGAGCCGCCAAGCTCAGGCCTACGAAAACTACAACAAAGTTATCGAAGCGgaaaaggcaaagaagaGGCGCGAAGAGAAAGCTGCAGCTGTCCGAAAAGCCCGGGAGCAGGCGCAACGAAATGCAGTTCTAGAGGGCAAAGGCTTTGGAGAAGCCGAAGAGGGTGGCGATCTTAGCGCCAAAGACTGGCTCATAGGCCAAAAGAAGCGACAGAAGAAGATTGCCAAAGTCAGGAAGTTGGAAGAGGAGCTGGCCGCAGCCgaggctgaagctgctgctgcagttCAGTATACTTCCAAGGATCTTGCTGGTATCAAAGTTGGACATGACACAGCGGCTTTCCTCGATGGCGACGACCAAATTCTCACCCTCAAGGATACAACCATTGATGAgaacgaggaagaaggcgaCGAGCTGGAGAATCTAAACATGCGCGAGGCCGAAAAGCTTGCTGAGAGACttgacaacaagaagaagaaaccggGTTATAACCCTCtagatgacgacgaggagggtGAGCGTGGTATTCTGTCACACTACGATGAGGAGATCGAGGGCAAGAAATCCAAGAAGTTCACACTCGACACAAGTGGCGTCATTGCAGAGCTCTCAGATATTCTTGAGACGCCGGttgacaagacaaagaatgGCCAGAACGTGAGCTTGGACGACGTTATTG GCGATGCTCCTATCTCTTCAGACTATGTAGATCCCTCAcagatcaaagtcaagaagcctaaaaagaagaagggcaagaagggaACCAGACAAAAGCCtacagacgatgatgatctcTTTCCTGCTGGAACAACTCCCATAGATGACGCGATGGACGTCGACTCAAAAGACACGacgacaaagaagagaaaggcagTCGATGATACTTTtgtggatgatgacgaccTTCAAGCAACACTCGCGATCCAAAGAAAGAATGCcttgaagaagcgaaagaaggCCCGACCCGAAGACATCGCCCGATTGCTtaaggaggatgacgagcTAGAACCAGTAGAGCAACAAGAGGGTGGCCTTGTTCTCGATGAAGTCTCAGAGTTTGTTGCAGGTCTAAGTAAACCCGGCGAAAGCGAAGAGCGCAAGCCCAGAAGACCAAAGACTGTGTCAAAATCCCCAGAACCCGATGACGATCACCCCATGGGTGACGATGCAGAAGTGGTTGAAGAGAAGCCCCAATCATCAGCTGTCGAGGATTTGGATGAGGCGGGcgtcgaagaagagaaggccgTTGGTGCAGGCATGGGCGCGGCGCTCGCGCTATTAAGAGAGCGTGGTCTCGTGGAAGATACACGTGGAGATGCGGAATATACCAGCTTGCGAAACCGAGAAGACTTCCTCGCCAAGAAACGTCTtttggaagaagagctggaCGAGCAGGCACGCGCCCAGCGAGAGCGTGACCGTACAAGTGGCAAGCTGGATAGAATGTCGGTTCGTGAGCGTGAGGAGTGGGCACGTCAACAAAACACCTGGCGAGATCAGCAGCAGTCTCGACGCATGGCCGAGCTGTTCTCAGCAGGATACAAACCCAACGTCGACATCAAGTACACCGATGACCACGGCCGTTCTCTTGACCACAAGGAGGCGTTCAAGTACATGAGCCACAAATTCCATGGCAAGGGAAGCGGTAAGGGCAAGACAGAGAAGcggctcaagaagatcgaggaCGAGAAGCGACGCGAAGCACAGAGCATGTTTGACGCAAGTTCTGCCGGTATGAGCCTGGCAGCTCAAcagcagctcaagaagcgACGGGAAGCTGGCGTACGACTTGCATAA
- a CDS encoding hypothetical protein (EggNog:ENOG41): MPNYNIEHMDLHDRPVDGHGRKVIEADVSLKVHNDYPVSFRVPTLGFEVLVPNCDSSLPSISVADAIMEPIDVKAKADIQADAKGIIRDIPESLTKACPHSESSPLDHFMDRYLHGEDAKVFVRGKKTNNTDTPEWISDILESITVLVDFPGRSFDSLIRNFSLTDVDFKLPDPFADVNDPEGEPRVSGTAQVLAAVPPELNVELGVDKLRSNADLFYKKRKMGELNLRHWQSANSTKVHDKENGETLLNITSRLVDVPLTITDGDVFSEVMQKLLFGGGDITLDIKAEVDVKLKTVLGILTVKKVPAEGKIPVNGFPGNALGKLKPQVGEIEVMETTETGIQMRALVNLTNPTPYAAVVPYLSVHILHDGELLGEAISRNVTFDLGKNTNLPVLATWDPLRFGGEKAQAIGRKLLSDYVSGKNTTLTARTHKRSVPNVPIIGEALSKINITLPTPRITVPGEDEHEGEKPHFIADATFHLFSSTATFTLLSPLLYNTLYIEHINATALYNHTEPVGQIIHDEPFPATPGRSQTPRLPVIWSASSVGYGKLKEALGGSLKLDAVANVTVRLGSWTEKIHYTGKGIGAKVSL; the protein is encoded by the exons ATGCCCAACTACAACATAGAGCACATGGATCTTCACGATCGCCCGGTAGATGGCCACGGACGAAAAGTAATCGAGGCCGACGTATCCTTGAAAGTCCACAATGACTACCCAGTGTCCTTCCGAGTCCCGACTCTTGGGTTTGAAGTTTTGGTGCCCAACTGCGACTCATCACTGCCCTCCATCAGTGTTGCAGATGCTATCATGGAGCCAATTGATGTGAAAGCTAAGGCAGATATTCAGGCCGACGCCAAAGGCATCATTCGCGACATTCCAGAATCTTTGACGAAAGCGTGCCCTCACTCTGAATCATCCCCTCTCGATCATTTCATGGATCGTTACCTGCATGGCGAGGATGCCAAGGTGTTTGTGAGAGGGAAGAAGACAAACAACACCGATACCCCCGAATGGATCTCGGATATCCTGGAGAGTATTACAGTGCTGGTCGATTTTCCAGGACGATCATTCGATAGTTTAATCCGCAACTTTTCCCTGACGGATGTCGACTTTAAACTACCCGACCCATTCGCCGATGTCAATGATCCCGAGGGTGAGCCCCGAGTATCTGGCACCGCACAAGTACTCGCAGCTGTTCCCCCTGAGCTGAATGTGGAATTGGGGGTGGACAAGCTCCGCTCCAACGCTGATCTGTTTTACAAGAAGCGTAAAATGGGCGAGTTGAACCTGCGCCACTGGCAGAGTGCCAACTCAACAAAGGTCCATGATAAAGAAAACGGCGAAactcttctcaacatcacatcacGACTAGTCGACGTGCCCTTGACAATCACCGATGGTGACGTGTTCAGCGAGGTCATGCAGAAGCTGCTGTTCGGAGGCGGCGATATCACACTCGACATCAAGGCCGAAGTCGACGTAAAGCTGAAAACCGTCCTCGGTATTCTGACGGTGAAAAAGGTTCCCGCAGAGGGCAAGATTCCAGTAAACG GATTCCCGGGAAACGCACTTGGTAAACTCAAACCTCAAGTCGGCGAGATCGAAGTTATGGAAACTACGGAGACGGGAATCCAAATGAGAGCTCTCGTCAACCTCACAAACCCTACACCGTACGCAGCTGTTGTACCTTACCTCAGCGTACATATTCTTCATGATGGGGAACTTCTCGGTGAAGCCATATCAAGAAATGTCACATTTGACCTCGGCAAGAACACCAACCTTCCTGTTCTTGCGACTTGGGACCCTTTACGATTTGGCGGCGAAAAGGCACAAGCAATTGGCCGCAAGCTACTGTCAGACTATGTGTCGGGCAAGAATACGACACTGACGGCACGTACCCACAAACGGAGTGTCCCCAATGTCCCTATAATCGGCGAGGCTTTgtccaagatcaacatcactCTGCCTACGCCGCGAATAACTGTCCCCGGCGAAGACGAGCACGAAGGCGAGAAGCCACACTTTATCGCAGATGCTACCTTTCATCTCTTTTCCTCGACAGCTACTTTTACACTTCTTTCTCCGTTGCTATACAACACTCTATACATAGAACACATAAACGCAACTGCTCTTTACAACCACACTGAGCCAGTCGGCCAGATTATCCACGATGAACCTTTCCCAGCAACACCTGGGCGATCCCAGACCCCACGCTTGCCAGTCATATGGTCTGCCAGCAGCGTGGGCTATGGCAAGCTGAAAGAAGCACTGGGCGGGTcgctcaagcttgatgccgTAGCCAATGTCACTGTGAGATTGGGCAGCTGGACTGAGAAAATCCATTATACAGGCAAGGGCATCGGGGCAAAGGTCAGCCTATAG
- a CDS encoding hypothetical protein (EggNog:ENOG41) — MPAEESEPLASPTREEEEPTETSPLLNRGDDEHHSDESEREQNGRLSNEPQSRAAWSLWSICNKKTSTKAPWRWPSIIAMALLGIIVILIIVLGFLVPPAVKEYAEKAAVLEPTNLSIENITSDGIRARIRANVYLDGSRVDNKNSRRIGKAVTGIMRKLETKETTVNVYLPDYADALAGTAVIPPLVVDVVNGHTNELDFVADVNPGDAEHIRKLANDWLEGNLKQLKVVGKTKVHLKSGIIPLGAHDVAESMVFEGEALYRSYTALFLGKKTLF, encoded by the coding sequence ATGCCGGCCGAAGAGAGCGAGCCTCTTGCCTCGCCTACgcgcgaggaagaggagcctACCGAGACATCGCCGCTTCTCAACAGAGGCGATGACGAGCATCACAGTGACGAAAGCGAGCGCGAACAAAATGGTCGACTCTCGAATGAGCCTCAGTCGCGTGCAGCGTGGAGTCTCTGGTCAATTTGCAACAAGAAGACCAGTACCAAGGCACCTTGGCGGTGGCcttccatcatcgccatggcGCTCCTTGGTATCATTGTAATACTCATCATAGTTCTGGGTTTCCTCGTCCCTCCTGCCGTCAAGGAGTACGCTGAAAAAGCTGCTGTTCTCGAACCTACCAATCTATCCATTGAGAACATCACAAGCGATGGCATCCGGGCGCGTATTCGTGCAAACGTCTATCTCGATGGATCGCGGGTCGACAACAAAAACTCCCGTCGTATTGGAAAAGCAGTTACTGGAATAATGCGAAAACTTGAGACCAAGGAAACCACTGTCAACGTCTATCTACCCGACTATGCCGATGCGCTTGCCGGCACTGCGGTTATTCCTCCCCTAGTTGTCGATGTAGTTAACGGACACACCAATGAGCTGGACTTCGTGGCAGATGTCAACCCTGGCGATGCTGAGCACATCCGCAAGCTTGCGAACGATTGGTTAGAGGGGAACCTAAAACAATTGAAAGTAGTGGGCAAAACCAAGGTTCACCTAAAGTCGGGCATCATCCCTCTTGGTGCTCACGATGTGGCGGAATCCATGGTCTTTGAAGGTGAAGCTCTCTACCGCTCCTATACTGCTCTATTCTTAGGAAAGAAGACACTCTTTTAA